One Vicia villosa cultivar HV-30 ecotype Madison, WI linkage group LG5, Vvil1.0, whole genome shotgun sequence genomic window, TCACTGGTAGCAGATTTTTACAAGTAAGCAACTTTATATGCATCAGGTATCTTATCATTGGGACCAAGATTATTAATCGGTGGGCGCTGTTTGTGGTGATCAGTGACTTTTTGATAAGCCATTGCCAACGCCAGAGCCTGcaaatcaagaagaaaaaaaaaaggtgagaATAAACTTTGACATCAAATGATAACCAGATAATCAATTCATTGGAAGACATATAAAACACACATTGAACACAAACATACAATGTGATCACGGTTAGGGGGAGCATAAATGCCGGTGGTGATGGTCGTTCTTCTTCTGCTTCCGCCAGATGGCAGATCAGAGATATTTTTAAATCCTGTTGGCACTATTATGACTGGTAAACCAACAAGGTTGCCTATGCATACTTTCTCCCAATCAGTTGCATTACCAATGAAAGCATCAACCGTAAACAACTCTCTTATTTCTTCGATTAGCCTTCCCCGTGCTCTTTGTGCCtgcataaaaaatttatatttgagGCGTTGTCTCATTCGATGTAGGACTTTAACAAGATTGAAAGTGTGTCGCCGCAATATATTATCTACACTATAATGCAGCAAGTTCTCCATAGAAAAGATTCCAATGTTCAATTTAACTATGTAAGGGATGGAATAAAAGACCTGTATATAGTCCACTGCTGGAATTAAGCGTGCACGACGTAGTTCAGTGGGCCACTGATCTTGGGCTTCATACACATTATCTTGCCCCGAGCGCTGCCACTGATCAAAGTGAGCCAGCATATCAACATCCATTGTGAAGTTTAATATACCTTGAGCAGAATCAACTGTGTAATTCAGTTTGAAAGGAACCATCTTGACACCCTTTGACTCAAGAACACGAACAACCTGAGTTGTTATAGAAAAAAAAGTTCAATCACATTTATTATGCTAACAATATTCGAGAAATGCAAATGACTTTTATGAAATTTGGCAAAATTTGAAATCAAAAACTTGGAACATCATCAAACAAACCTCCATCTCAGCATCTTCAAGATATCCAACAGTCAACTTAGTAATGTCAACCAGGAACGGATCATCAATGGAACTATCTTTTGACGAGGGATCTCCAGGATCTCTTCCCCGGATAATATCCAAAACAACAGCACAATCAATTGCAGATCTACAGAAAGGTCCAAGCTTATCCTAGTTTAAGGGTTACAACTTACACGTCAATCTAACATTAAACATACAAGCTTTACCAAAAGAAGAACACGGCAATTTTAAGTTTTACCAGGCTTTCTGATATGCTCATTACACCAGTTCGACCAACAGTACCAAAAGTTGGGCGCAATGCAGTAACACCACATCGAGCTGCGGGGAAAGTTATGGATCCAGCTGTTTCCGAACCAATTGCAAATGGAACCATACCTGTTCATATAAAAAGGAAACAAACATAATTTTAAGCACATTCACTGGTAAATCATAAAATAAACCATGTAATGGAAAAGACCTCTAAAATGATCCAATATATGCATGCATGGATTAGGTAATGAAAGAAACAAAGAAATACAGAAATAAAAGCGCAAGCATTTAGggaggataattaaaaagtaccTGCTGAGGTGCTTGCTGCAGGTCCAGCTGAGGAACCCGTAGAAAATTCCTCAATATTCCATGGATTCCTGGTTCGACCCCCAAACCAGATATCATCATAAGCCAAAGATCCAGAAACAAGCTTTGCAACAAGAACACCTCCCGCAGATCTCAATCTGTTGAACAACAttatcaaatatatatacaagATTAGTCGCAAACATAATTTCTGGTGTATATTTTCATTTGTCATGAATCTCACCTTTTATAGACCCAAGCTTCTATGTCAATAACTTGATTTTTAAATGACTTTGATCCCCATGTTGTTTTGTATCCGGGCACGGATATTATGTCCTTTAATCCATAAGGAATCCCATGAAGAGGCCCTTCCATAAGAACAGAAGATTTCATTTGAAACTAAACACTTTCACTACTTCATAGTTTATGCAGTTCATCCCAAAATAAATTAACAAGAAAACTAGCCACATTCGAATGTTCATAACTTTACACGTTAGAAAGAAAAAATAACTACCTAGATAAACTCCTTGGCTAAGCAACTCATCAGCTTCTTTGGCTTGTTTGTTTGCCAGTTCTTCGGTATAAGTCACTACCGATTCAAGAATAGGACCGTACCTGGTGTTCATACCAGGTAATTAAGTTTGAAATACTAGAATTCAACtcatcaaaaacacaaacacacgcTGTACATATTTCAACAATTGCTAGTGCATTAGCATATATTGATACTACTTTTTCAATCTCCGCAAGAATATTTGTGTAAGCTCCAGGGAactaatttgttttgttttgatgagTTCACCTAATTCAAGAACCTGGTTTCAAACAAATTGAGTtaaaaaaccaatcataaaatagTACCTCATGCTAAAATATTCTTATCAAAATGAAATTAGTGTTCTACTAGCAATTGATCACTCACACTTAGAAATACAATATCTTCTTCAGATTCAGGTTTCTGTATCGTTGAAATGGAAGGATATCTGAACCTTTTGGTTGCATGGCGAGATTGTGATTGATGGTCCCAATCAGCATTGAAAAGTAAAGGTGAATGATATTGCAGCCCTCCATTGTTAGAAGCTACAAGCTTTCTATTGGCTTtaataattggaatattgaacTCATATACACCGTTAGCAatctcctcaatctgaaaaggaaCAAAATTAGTCACTCCCGGACAACGATGATAACAAATCAACAAACtcaaaattcatcaaaacctgaAGCCATACCTGATTATCCTTGAAGAAGTTTGCATCAAATAAACTTAGGCATGAAACACCACATTTCTTCTCCGAAGATTGAGTTTGGTTCATACTTCCCTGGTTAAAAATAACTAAATCAGTTCATGAAACTAAAATTAAATGAAGTAACAGAATTTGTTATTGAGTTAGTTACAGCTTACAAACATTGTTATGTACATGTATACTTTACGTAACAAATTTATGGATCTAGATTTTGTATTCTGCTAATACATTAAGTAATAGAATTTGTTACGTAGAGTGAGAGTATAGTTACCATGTTTGTTTGGTTTCTGTTGGGAGATGGAAGTGGAGAGGGAAAAGCGACAATCGGAACAGCGAAGACGAGTAGTAGAAAGTAGCAAATTATAGGACATTTGTTCTTCGGCATGGTGTTCTCTTGTGCAAAATTGAACCTATTCAAATACACATTCTTATCATCAAATACGTACTATATAGCTAAGATCATATAATGGTTGGACAATATTTATATACCCTTCCCTTTCTAATGAACTATTAGAGATTAAAAAGGTCAAATTCCTATTGGACAAATAATTGAGCAGTGAGCACTCCTATCTATATTATTCTTTCCTATCTTATAATAAAAACTAGACTTACCACTTTTTCATCGGTGCACTTCTCAACAAAAGTATAATTTCTGTTTTCATTTTAAGGCAAATTCTTTGGTACCCATGCATCCAAATTGGGTATCGGTacccagtggcggagccagaaaattTATAAAGTCTGGGCAAAAATTTAAAGATCGCAAATGCACATTGTTCATAATATATAAATTGTCATCAATCAAAATATAAGAGACTCgtcaattaaaaataacatagTTTAGAAACCAACACATATACACTATAGTAATATTTTGATATCATTGTTAAATTTGAATTATTCATATGACAGAAGCAACACCAAAGTGTATTATGAGAATCATGCAAGAGGACTTACTTTGTACCATCTCAAGAGCCATTTACTGGCATTTATTTccctttaattatttttgtttattgaaAATAAGATATTAGAAATTGCGACTTTCATGTTATAGAAATATAGACATGGGAAAAACCAACAACATATAGAAACCAGTTATGACAACAAACAAGGTGACTTCTTGGGAAATGGTTTTGTTATAGTATGATAGTATCTTTGTTGTTGCAGAGTTTTCCATTTGACTTTTTTATCTCGAAATAACGTTTTAGATTGtttaaaattgatttgatttttatgtaaatgtaatttttttatgCTTCTTATGGTCAGATTATATAGACGCTGCAGTAATGAAAATTATGGCAGAGAAATTAGTCTTATGGACCAGAATCAAAATCAATGAGTAATCATTTGAGTAGTATAATACACAATCAAACACTTTGTGTGCATACCATTTTAACCAAATTTCACAGATTTTATAGAAAAATAAGCTAAACAAAGATGTTAGGCACAATTTCTTGTTCAAACAAAGAAAAACTAAACGTAAAAAGCTGAAAGAGATAGGGAGAGCGAGTTTCACTCACCGATGGCGGAGAGGAACTGTGACAGGAAGAGAGGGAGTTTCGACAGCGTGCCTGTGGCGTTGTTGCGGAGCAATGCGCGTGGGCGTTGTCGCGTTCCGAAGTCCCGACCGCGTTGTATTTGTTTACTTCCTTGTTCTCCCTTGTTTTCTTCCTTCCGCATGCTATTCTATTACATATAATTTgtccatttttttcttttatttttttttccttctaCAAATTTCAACCATCACTCACTCAATCATATCTCCGTGTCCCATATAAGAATAAACTTTACTTCTATGTGCTTCACTTAATTTCATCTAAAAACATGTCATTATCACATTAATGTAACAAAAGAAATTGTTTTATGTATGGATAGTTGGATTTTTGCAATatattttggtgtttttattTCCATCTACTTGTATTGTGGAGTATCAATGTATTTTAGCAATGTAAATAATTTGAGTTAGAATTTCTTCTAAATTTAGATATTGTTGatctataaaaaatatttatttttgtacttaataaagtaatttttattcttttcaatttcagattttttttctcttttaaaaatattttattcagaTTTAAAATaatccattatatatatatatatatatatatatatatatatatatatatatatatatatatattaaataagaacttttaataataatcatacgatttaaaatcaattatcAAATTTGtatttatgtgatatgtatttaagcTAGAATCTATTTGTATTGAtgtattgattttaaatcgtatggttattattaaaagttctcagttcttataataactaaagttctcatttgatatgtAGCAtagttatatataaatatatatatatatatatatatatatatatatatatatatatatatgaaaaatttaaaagaaaacaatGCTACTTATTGtatgacaaaaatatattttgaatactaTTTACACGTATTTTGtacaaaataaaatagtaaaatatttattttgcatAAACAAtacgacaaaaaaaaaaaaagaaaaaaaatatggaaGGTAAGAAAGAAAGATAAAAGAAGGAATATGaatgataaaaaagaagaaaaaataaaaatatagaagatAAGGAAATTTGTTGGAGAGGCGAAATCTTTtacataaagaaaataattaaaaacaaattgaaaGTAGATAAATAGTACTTTAAATATCAACGAGTGTCCTTagaaattagaatatttttaaatgattaaaataataatatttttaaaatatatttactcaATACATTGAAAatatatcaaaaattaaaatattaaccttcataaaaaaaattatttagtatATTAGAATCACTCATTAACATGACCCCACTATTAATATCGTTAATAAAGCTCCTAAAGATAGGAGGTACTAGTATTTCAAACGGTTGGACTTAGTAGATTGAAAGTCAACAAAGTAAAAGAAAATTATCCAATATAAGTACAAAGGAAATTAACATAAGATTAAAAGAATTTTGGAGTTGAAGCTTCGTCTAGATTCCTGTTTTAATTAATGACGAAAAGAATTTGTACTTTTACTATAAAAACCCAATGCAAAATCACACACACGCACCAAAACAACCGGTCAAAAAAGGAATCGGGTCAAATCTGGAAAAGAGGATAAGAattaaaatttcctttttttactacgattattattatttttttaaatgtaaaaATTCATTACTCTCGTCTCTCAAGACAAAACAGTGGCATTTCCGGTAATTCTTTCTAAAAAAGAGGCCTACACACTACACACTCAGCAATAACAACAACTCCTAGTTCAAATTTTCAGTAGAATTCGTAGCCAAACCTCTCTCTCTAAAATCTCAAAATCCTAATCTGCCGCCGAATTCTCACTTTCTCCGTAACGATTTTTCAAACCGGAAAAGGTTCTCTCCTCTTTCAATGCTTTTCATACTTTGTTTCTTCCAATTCTAATTCCTTTTCGTGCAATCAATATTACGCTATTGTTGAATGTTAATGCATGCGTTTTTTTTTCTGCTTCTAGATCGTTAATGGCGTCATCAACTGCGACTGCAACGACGGGATGGTACAAAGGAAGAGTCAAAGCTGTTCCTTCAGGTGATTGTTTGGTTGTTGTGGCAGTTTCTACTCCAAAGCCTGGTCAAACTTTGCCTGAAAAGACCGTCACTTTATCGTCTTTGATTGCTCCTAGACTGGTAATTCAGTTTCATAATCACCTCAAATGTATCTTCATTTGTGATAATTATATATGTGTTGAATTGTATGAATGATCAATGATTTAGGCTCGTAGAGGTGGTGTAGATGAGCCATTTGCATGGGAAAGTAGAGAGTTTTTGAGGAAGCTCTGCATAGGGAAGGTTTGTGAAAAATGGAATTTTTGCTTTGATTTGTAGagtatattttgttgttgtttcgttCTGATGATAACTAATAAGGTGTAAGGAATCTTTGACTTGATGTGTTGTTTGTTGGAATTGGAATAGGAGGTGGCCTTCAGGGTTGATTACAATGTACCGTTGATAAACCGTGACTTTGGCTCAGTTTTTCTTGGGAATCAGAATGTTGCAATGTTGGTTGTTTCTGGAGGATGGGCAAAGGTTAGATTGGATACTCTGTTTTTATGTGTTTGAATTGTATCTACATACATTGCATTGCTGAATTGTGTTTTTGTGGTTTTGTTTGGGCAGACAAAAGAGCAGGGACAGCAGAGGGGAGAAGTTAGTCCCTACCTTGCAGAATTGTTAAAATTGGAAGAACAAGCCAAACAGGAAGGCCTCGGTCGATGGAGTAAGGTTTGGTTCCGGGTGTTCATTTATTAATCTGTTGGATTTGGACAATTAGATAATTACCTAACATAAAAATTAATGTATGTTTTAGTTATCATTGAAGTTAATGCAAACCACTTGCTTTATTGGTAACTTGGTTTACTTCTAACCAACATGTGTTCTGTTTGGCATCTTTCTGCAAACTGTTATCTATTACTATCTATTGTCATTAACTCAATGTTGGCCTAACTATTCCATGCATTTAAATATAATACAACTGATGTTAAATGTTTTTGTACACAGGGTCGTTATCTTAGCATGGACCTAATTAAATGTTAAATGTTACTAATATGTAATATTAAATGTCCTATTACGAAAATTATTACTTTCTTGTTGCTTTATGAAATAAAGTTTGATCATACAATGAAGATATGCTTTGTTGTCCAATATATTTTGTAAATAGCTCAATACAACGTTGTTTAAAATTCCACACATGATGATCACATAAAGTGATTAAGCTATAAACAATTTTATGGCTGATTGCAGACTCCTGGCGCCGCTGAGGCATCTATCAGAAACCTACCACCATCAGCCATCGGTGACCCTAGCAACTTGGATGCAATGGGTTTATTATCTGCAAACAAGGGAAGGCCCATGGAAGGAATTGTTGAGCAGGTTCGTGATGGCAGTACCATTCGCGTCTATCTGCTGCCAGAGTTTCAGTTTGTCCAAGTTTTTGTTGCCGGAATTCAGGTATGTATGGTTAATGCAGCATTTACTTTTTAGGCACTGAATCATAATTATCAGTAGCTTACGTTATATTCGAGTTATATCTCGATTCAATAAAAACTGACTCAATCTTTAGGATTCTCCTATGTAAATATATTTTAGATAAATCTCGTTTTGGATCCTGATTCCTTATGATGAATCCCAATTCACTATTTGAATCTTGATTCCTTATGATGAATCCCAATTCACTATTTGAATCTTGATTCATTCTAATGAATCACTAGTGCCAAACTTAGTGTAGTCAACCACTTTTCTTTTGTCATTTGATTTATAACTTGAATCTTGAATTATTTTGTTGTTCATATATGATATAGATATATGAGCTTACTAGTTTGCAATGTCACTTGTTTTAACTCTAAAATGTCATTTTTATTGGTAATTTATCTTTAAGATTCAATTCACGGTTAAGAAAATAGGTGTTCCAAATCACGATTTATATCTCGATTAGATAACCATGATCCAaatgatttattttcctttgaacTAGGCCCCACAAATGGGAAGGAGAGTTGCACCTGAGAGTGTTGTTGAACCTGAAGTGAAGGCTGGTGAGACTAATGGAGGTGTTAGCGGAGAACCTCGAGCCTCACTCACGGTTGCCCAAAGACTAGCAGTTTCAGCATCTGCTGAAACAGTTGCTGATCCTTTTGCTCTTGAAGCTAAGTTCTTCACTGAGATGAGAGTATTGAATCGAGATGTGGGTAATCTTCTTTAATTTGTATAGCTTGTTGAATTTCTGCATGTTTTCTAAATCGTGGATATGTAGGTTCGGATTGTCCTGGAAGGTGTTGATAAGTTCAGCAACTTGATTGGGTCAGTGTATTATCCTGATGGTGAATCGGCAAAAGACCTGGCACTGGAGCTTGTGGAAAATGTACGCTCTTCACTTATGTGGTGATATTgctatggtttagtttgtttaactCTATTCTTGTTGGAATGTTTCCTTCAATTATTTTCTACTTCAGCATGACTGCACTGGTTATTTGAGTAAGTAAGCAACAAGCTTGAAAGCTGTAGCCACTAGAGTGTGAGGAGTTTCTTCATCTGATAAGATATCATTAAAACTTTCATGAATACAGGGTTTTGCCAAATATGTTGAATGGAGTGCAAATATGATGGAAGAAGAGGCGAAGCGGAAGCTGAAGACAGCAGAGCTTCAGGCAAAAAAGAGCAAGTTAAAGCTGTGGACAAACTATGTACCACCTCCTACAAATTCAAAAGCAATTCATGGCCAGAACTTTACGGGAAAGGTAAAATTTTCTCCAGCCATGGATTTATCCCAAATATGTTAATATTTAGTTCATGTGATACAAGTGTATAATATTTGGCTCTCTTTTTCCAGGTGGTTGAGGTTGTAAGTGGAGATTGCATCATTGTTGCCGATGATTCTATTCCATACGGAAGTCCACTTGCAGAACGGAGAGTCAACCTTTCGAGTATTAGATGTCCAAAAATAGGCAATCCTCGTAGAGATGAAAAACCAGCTCCTTATGCTCGAGAAGCAAAGGAGTTCTTGAGAACACGCCTCATTGGTCGTCAAGTATGAAAACATTATGTGATGGTATTTTTTGACATCATTGGTAAACTGAGCTCTAATAATTGTGCATGCTTTCAGGTGAATGTTCAAATGGAGTATTCTAGAAAGGTAGGTACAGCAGATGGATCTGCAGTTCCAGCAGGAGCTCCTGAAGCTAGAACAATGGATTTCGGATCAGTGTTCCTGCCGTCTGCCAGCAAAGCTGAAGGTGACGACGCCCCATCAGCTGTTGCATCTGTTGGAAGTCAGCAAATTGGGGTGAATGTTGCCGAGTTGGTAGTTGGTCGTGGATTTGGAAGTGTTGTTAGACATCGTGACTTTGAAGAGAGATCAAACTTCTATGATACTCTTCTTGCTGCTGAATCACGTGCTATTTCTGGAAGGAAAGGGATCCATTCTACCAAGGATTCTCCAGTCATGCATATAACCGACTTGACCACTGTGAGAAAAATTATGATTGTACTAAACTTTTATTTTAGTActacatatttttaataattttaattaatatttaccgttTGATTCATTTTAGACATCAGCAAAGAAAGCCAAGGATTTCCTTCCGTTTCTTCACCGAAGTAGAAAAGTCCCTGCAGCTGTGGAATATGTCCTCAGTGGCCATCGCTTTAAATTGTTAATTCCAAAAGAAACTTGCAGCATTGCTTTCTCATTGTCCGGTGTCAGATGTCCTGGTCGTGATGAACCATATTCTGGTGAAGCAATTTCACTAATGAGGCGAAAGATAATGCAGAGAGACGTTGAGGTAATTAGTAGTTCTTCTGTGAAGTTGAGTTTTCTACATAGTTACTTTGTTTCTTAAAAATGTAATTCTCAATGCTTACAGATTGAGGTGGAAACTGTTGATAGAAATGGAAATTTCTTGGGTTCCTTATGGGAGTCTAGGACCAATGTGGCAGTTACTCTACTTGAAGCTGGTCTTGCAAAACTTCAAACCTCCTTTGGCAGTGACAGAATTCCTGATTTTCACCTTCTGGAG contains:
- the LOC131603558 gene encoding uncharacterized protein LOC131603558 isoform X1, with the protein product MHGYQRICLKMKTEIILLLRSAPMKKWFNFAQENTMPKNKCPIICYFLLLVFAVPIVAFPSPLPSPNRNQTNMGSMNQTQSSEKKCGVSCLSLFDANFFKDNQIEEIANGVYEFNIPIIKANRKLVASNNGGLQYHSPLLFNADWDHQSQSRHATKRFRYPSISTIQKPESEEDIVFLSVLELGELIKTKQISSLELTQIFLRRLKKYGPILESVVTYTEELANKQAKEADELLSQGVYLGPLHGIPYGLKDIISVPGYKTTWGSKSFKNQVIDIEAWVYKRLRSAGGVLVAKLVSGSLAYDDIWFGGRTRNPWNIEEFSTGSSAGPAASTSAGMVPFAIGSETAGSITFPAARCGVTALRPTFGTVGRTGVMSISESLDKLGPFCRSAIDCAVVLDIIRGRDPGDPSSKDSSIDDPFLVDITKLTVGYLEDAEMEVVRVLESKGVKMVPFKLNYTVDSAQGILNFTMDVDMLAHFDQWQRSGQDNVYEAQDQWPTELRRARLIPAVDYIQAQRARGRLIEEIRELFTVDAFIGNATDWEKVCIGNLVGLPVIIVPTGFKNISDLPSGGSRRRTTITTGIYAPPNRDHIALALAMAYQKVTDHHKQRPPINNLGPNDKIPDAYKVAYL
- the LOC131603558 gene encoding uncharacterized protein LOC131603558 isoform X2; amino-acid sequence: MPKNKCPIICYFLLLVFAVPIVAFPSPLPSPNRNQTNMGSMNQTQSSEKKCGVSCLSLFDANFFKDNQIEEIANGVYEFNIPIIKANRKLVASNNGGLQYHSPLLFNADWDHQSQSRHATKRFRYPSISTIQKPESEEDIVFLSVLELGELIKTKQISSLELTQIFLRRLKKYGPILESVVTYTEELANKQAKEADELLSQGVYLGPLHGIPYGLKDIISVPGYKTTWGSKSFKNQVIDIEAWVYKRLRSAGGVLVAKLVSGSLAYDDIWFGGRTRNPWNIEEFSTGSSAGPAASTSAGMVPFAIGSETAGSITFPAARCGVTALRPTFGTVGRTGVMSISESLDKLGPFCRSAIDCAVVLDIIRGRDPGDPSSKDSSIDDPFLVDITKLTVGYLEDAEMEVVRVLESKGVKMVPFKLNYTVDSAQGILNFTMDVDMLAHFDQWQRSGQDNVYEAQDQWPTELRRARLIPAVDYIQAQRARGRLIEEIRELFTVDAFIGNATDWEKVCIGNLVGLPVIIVPTGFKNISDLPSGGSRRRTTITTGIYAPPNRDHIALALAMAYQKVTDHHKQRPPINNLGPNDKIPDAYKVAYL
- the LOC131603559 gene encoding ribonuclease TUDOR 1, with translation MASSTATATTGWYKGRVKAVPSGDCLVVVAVSTPKPGQTLPEKTVTLSSLIAPRLARRGGVDEPFAWESREFLRKLCIGKEVAFRVDYNVPLINRDFGSVFLGNQNVAMLVVSGGWAKTKEQGQQRGEVSPYLAELLKLEEQAKQEGLGRWSKTPGAAEASIRNLPPSAIGDPSNLDAMGLLSANKGRPMEGIVEQVRDGSTIRVYLLPEFQFVQVFVAGIQAPQMGRRVAPESVVEPEVKAGETNGGVSGEPRASLTVAQRLAVSASAETVADPFALEAKFFTEMRVLNRDVRIVLEGVDKFSNLIGSVYYPDGESAKDLALELVENGFAKYVEWSANMMEEEAKRKLKTAELQAKKSKLKLWTNYVPPPTNSKAIHGQNFTGKVVEVVSGDCIIVADDSIPYGSPLAERRVNLSSIRCPKIGNPRRDEKPAPYAREAKEFLRTRLIGRQVNVQMEYSRKVGTADGSAVPAGAPEARTMDFGSVFLPSASKAEGDDAPSAVASVGSQQIGVNVAELVVGRGFGSVVRHRDFEERSNFYDTLLAAESRAISGRKGIHSTKDSPVMHITDLTTTSAKKAKDFLPFLHRSRKVPAAVEYVLSGHRFKLLIPKETCSIAFSLSGVRCPGRDEPYSGEAISLMRRKIMQRDVEIEVETVDRNGNFLGSLWESRTNVAVTLLEAGLAKLQTSFGSDRIPDFHLLEQAELSAKRKKLKIWENYVEGEEVSNGTSVEKKQQEILQVVVTEVLGGGKFYVQLVEDSNIASLQKQLANLNLKETPLLGTFNPQKGDTVLCLFGADKAWYRALIVNGPKGPVKSPNDKFEVFYIDYGNQEEVAYSQLRPLDPSISHSAGLAQLCTLAYVKIPNLEDDFGQEAAEYFSELTLSSGKVFKAKVEEKDTSSGKIKGQGTGTVFAVTLVDEESKISVNATLLREGLARVEKRNRRDRKERQLALENLETFQEEARTTRRGMWQYGDIQSDDEDNAPPARKPGGRK